The Chloroflexota bacterium genomic sequence TCCGCGCTCTTTGGCGGCGTCGACCGCGATGCGGACCGCGCGCATGCCGTCCGCGTTGATGATGTTCCCCGGATTGATGCGGATCTTGTCCGCGCCCTTCTCGATGGCGAGGAGCGCCATGCGGTAATCGAAGTGGATGTCGGCTACGAGGGGGAGAGTCGTCTGGCGTCGAATCTCGCCGAACCCTTCGCCCGCCTCCTTGGTTGGGACCGCGATCCGAAGGATCTCGCACCCCGCGCGCTCCAACGCATTGACCTGCGCCATGGTGGCGTCGACGTCGCGCGTGTCGGTGCTGCACATGGACTGGACGGCAATGGGCGCTCCACCGCCGACGGGGACGTTCCCGATCATGACCTGCTTGGTTGGCCGCCGTTCGATCATGCCAGCCCCTCTCCGATGGCCTCGATGCGCGCCATCACATCCTGGACGTCCTGCTCCCGCGTCGATGCGCCGGCGGTAACGCCGACAACGGAATCGTGTTCGAACCACGCTGGGTCCAGGTCCTCCACCGTCTCGACCAAGTAGCTCGGAACGTGCTCGGCGCACACTTCCACGAGCCGATGGGTGTTTGCGCTCTTGCGTCCTCCGACGACGACCATCACCGTGCATCGCTGCGCGAGATCGACGGCCTCCTCCTGGGCCATTCGCGTCCAGGCGCACACCTGGCCCTGGTCCTCGAAGACGTCCGCCTTGGTCCGCAACACCTCGCAAACCCGCTGGTATTCCGAGAGGAGCGCCGTTGTCTGGGCCAGGCTGGCGATGCGCGCGAAGTGCGGGAGCGCCTGCGCCTCCTCGACGGATTCGATGATGCGGCCGTGCTGGGTGTAGGCGACCGTGGCCTTCGCCTCTGGATGGTCCCGGTGACCGTAG encodes the following:
- the ispH gene encoding 4-hydroxy-3-methylbut-2-enyl diphosphate reductase, whose protein sequence is MQILRAPRFSGFCGGVKRAWSIAARTRSNADGAVYVSGELINNDPAMRELAARGVNILRVGEGEAPEGAGTLIMRAHGEGPHTFERAAALGLHVVDATCGIVRVVQEKAKRWEDEGYQVILYGHRDHPEAKATVAYTQHGRIIESVEEAQALPHFARIASLAQTTALLSEYQRVCEVLRTKADVFEDQGQVCAWTRMAQEEAVDLAQRCTVMVVVGGRKSANTHRLVEVCAEHVPSYLVETVEDLDPAWFEHDSVVGVTAGASTREQDVQDVMARIEAIGEGLA